The Canis lupus familiaris isolate Mischka breed German Shepherd chromosome 14, alternate assembly UU_Cfam_GSD_1.0, whole genome shotgun sequence DNA window atgcagggagcccgatgtgggactcgatcctgggactctaggatcacaccctgagccaaaggcaggtgctcaaccgctgagccacccaagtgtccctttaACTGGATTTTTATCTGGATTTAAGATTCACTCTGGTGAATCACATAACGTCTTAGACCTTAGTCTACTTTCTGTAAAAGAGGGGCTACTAATAACATTCCCCCTAGAGTTGTGGGGATTAGGTTAGTTAATAGATGCACAGCACTTAGAACAGCTCCTGGCCTACAGCAAGCAACAGCTGTTTTCAACAGGCTGAGAGCACCGTCTGCCCAGCCCACACACAGCAGAGCCAGGGCCGCCTGGGCAACGTGCTCTCACCGCACCAGCGACCCACTGCCATCCCTCCCGGGGATGCTGGAGCCCAGCCATGAGTTCTCCGTGTTTTGCATAAATGTGTACTCccatgcagagaaaggggaacctcttacactgctgggggaatgcaagctggtgcagccactctggaaaacagtgtggagggtccccaaaaagttaaaaaatagagctaccctgtcaCCCGGCAATtgcactaggtatttacccaaaggacataaaaatacaattcaggggcacctgggtgactcagtggttaagcgtctgcctttggcccagggcatgatcccggagaccggggatcaagtcccacatcgggctccctgcatggagcctgcttctccctctgcctgtgtctctgcctctctctctgtatctctcatgaataagtagataaaatattttttaaaaatacagattcaaaggggtacatgcaccccgatgtttacagcagcattatcaacaatagccaaactatggagagagcccaaatgatgtccatcgactgatgaatggagaaacaagatgtggtgtgtgtatatatatgtaaatattactccgccatcaaaaagaatgaaatcttgctgtttgcaatgaGGAGTATCATGCAAGAGAGTAtcatggagccagagagtatcatgctaaatgaaatgtcagtcagagagagacaaataccatatgatttcactcttaagTGGAATttaaccaaaaacaacaacaacaacaacaacaacaaaacagatgaacatggggggataaaagagaggcaaaccataaaacatactcttaactacaGACAGCAAACtttgctggagggaggtgggtggaggatgggcgagatgggtgatgggcattaaggagggcactggtgatgagcactgggtgctgaatgtaagtgatgaatcattaaattctactcctgatatgagattaaacaaaaaaagaataaaattctgtaCATATAGCTTGGCCTTTactgtattcaaaatatattggaTATTTTGCACACACCCGTGTGTGAGAGCAAGAAAGCTTAACTGACCTCAAATGTTGACAATATTTCTGAgatgattttcagattttttgtatttttcctagtTTACAGATAAAATTATCATGTTTGTTTTATAATCAGATAAAAATGATAACAATATAAAAaggtttagggcagcccaggtggcttagcggtttagtgctgcctttggcccagggcgcgatcctggagtcccgggatcgagtcccacgtcaggttccctgcgtggagcctgcttctccctctgcctgtgtctctgcctctctctctctctctctcatgaataaataaatctttaaaaaaaaaaaaaggtttaaaaagcctcctgaatcaaaaccacaatgagatactacctcataccCGTTAGGATGGTTACTATTAAAGAACAGAGagtagggccacctgggtggctcagcagttgagcatttgcctttggctcaggtcatgatcccagggtcctgggattgagtcctgcattggggtcccggctgggagcctccttttccctctacctgtgtctctgcctgtgtgtgtgtgtgtctctcatgaataaataaataaatcttaaaaaaaaaaaaaaaaaagaacagagaataacaagtgttggcaaggatgctgAAAATccggaacccttgtgcactgtggGTGGGCATATAACGTGGTGCAGCTGCTGTGACACTTcctcaaaaacctaaaaatagaattaccagcCGATCCTACAGTTCCAGTTCTGggtatatagaaaaaaaaatcaaagaggtaTTTGTACACCCACGTTCCTGGCAGCCCTACTCACGACAGCTAAAATgtggaagccacccaagtgtccgtGGACAGATAAATGGCACATACACACCGTGGACTGTtcctcagccttaaaaaggaaggaaattccaaTACAAGCTACGGCATGGGTGGACCTCGAGGAGAACACTgtgctgagtgaaggaagccaggcACAATGACCCAAATACCTCGCGTGGCTCCACTTCAAGAGCCGCCTGTGGTAGTCAAATCCCTGGGGACAGGAAGTCCAAGGGTGGACAGCgggggctggaggaagggaggatggggagCTGTTGTGTGATGGGTAGAGAGCTGCttttttgcaagatgaagagagttctggagatggtggtgatggtcgcACACCTACGAGGACGCCTAATGTCCCTGAACTGTACCGCTACAAATGGTTCAGATGGTAACTTCTGTGTTAACggattttaccacaataaaaaaaaaaaaaattgagggcagcccacgtggctcagcagtttagtgccaccttcggcccagggcgtgatcctggggacctgggatcgagtccagcattgggctccctgcatggagcctgcttctccccctgcctgggtccactctgcctctgtgtgtgtgtgtgtgtgtgtgtgtgtgtgtgtgtgtgtctcatgaataaataaatcttttttaaaaattgaatttaaaaaaaaaagccacagggcacttgggtggctcagtggttgagcgtctgccctcggctcagggtgtgatcctgaggccccgggatcgagtcccacgtcgggctccctgcgtggagcctgcttctccctctgcctgggtctctgcctgtgtgtccctcatgaataaatacataaaatcttttaaaaaaaaaaagaaaagaaaagaaaaaaaagcccccGAGGAATATACCGAACGTCGCCAAGAGGAAAGTTAGTTGCCACACGGGCTGGAACGGCTCCCTCTGTTGGCTGCGGCCAGAAAACCGGACTCTTGCACAAGGTGTTCCCGGGCCTCCGGGGCACACGGGGCGGCGGGCGTGTCACACGCGCCTTCGCCTCTACTCACCCGATTTCTAAGATGGAGCTGCTGTTCCTCACGGCCAGGGCGAGGCACTTTCCCCCTTCGCTCGTTATCTTGTTCTCCCCCAGCCTGCAGAGAGAGCGGGCGGGCAGCCCCGGCGtgaggggaccccccccccccccgcccccggcaggaCACGAAGCCCTGGAGGGAgccagcaggcccctccccgggCGGCGACCCCGGCCCTCCCGGGGGTTCTGGAACCGGCCCCAGACGCTCACTCGCACCCCCCAGGGCCCGGGGGCCCCGCTTCAGCTGCGAGCGGCCCTGCCGCCGTGCTCTGTCGCCTTCGGAGAGCATCCCTGTGACAGGGCGAGGCCGGGCTCGAACTGGCGACGAGGCGGGTGCTGGGCCCGAATGCCCGAGTCCCCCCAAGCCCGCAGGCTGAGATCCGACCCCTGAGGTGACGGGATTAGGAGGCCCTGGCGGCGACTAGGCCACGAGGCTGGAGCTGTCCCCTACGGTCCGCGATTCCTAAGAGGCCCCACAGCCGCTCCCTGGCCTCCTTTTCCACCGCGTCAGGACGCAGCAGGAAGGCCCCGGCCGCGAACCAGAAGCCCGAGCCCGAGCAGACACCGGACCGGCCGGCacctcggtcctgggactcctcAGCCTCCAGAATGAAGGAAGACCACGAGGGGCTTCcttgggggggaggagggggaagcctTCTAGACAGGGGGAGAGCTGTGGCCTTTCTGCCCGTCAGTAATCCGTCAAATGGGAATGCCCAGCTTCCCCCAGGTGGCTGGCCTCCCCCTCAGGCCGTGATTCCCCAGGCTGAAGGCCTACCTTCCACACACGGGCCTCTTAATTTGACCAATGTGGCCCCGGGGCAAGCAGAAGGCTTTAGGGTGACTGCTCTTTATGGTGACGTTTATTCTGTCTGAATAATGAAGGGGTGACCACAGAGGCTGCAGGGTACCCTGCCATGCCCACCCCACTTACTTCAGGTGTGTGAGGCCTTTGCACTCATCCAGGATTCTGGCGACGTACCTGGCTCCCACATCCGTGATCTGGTTGCTGTACAGGCTTCAAGAAAAAGCACAGCATGAGACTTTAGGActcccagccttttttttttgcgACATAGTGACTCCACAAGCTTCTAAGCTATGCCATGTTCATTCGGAGTGTAGCCCCCACCTGTCACCACAGGATGCTCTTACAGTGTCACcgcccacattccttacattgtGCCTTTTATCCCCATGTCCCAGTGTCATCTTAATGacccccatttttattttttttaattttttaaaattttatttattcattcatgagagacacagagagaggcagagacacaggcagagggagaagcaggctccatgcagggagcctgatgtgggactcgatcccaggaccccgggatcacgccctgagccaaaggcagacgctcaacccctgagccactcaaggCATGCCAATGACCCCCATTTTTTTGACCCTCATTTTTAAAGTGGGTATGTGCTGGCTGCTGATTTCTGAAGTCTGGGCTGAAAGGACAGAGGGACGACACAAGGAGAGCTGTTTGGGGCTCCGGGGTCTCGCAGGCCACATTCAGGGCCAGCTCTGCCGTTTCCCCGGCTTCTGCTTCTGCGTCTGTAGTAAGGAGCAAGAATCCCAGCGCCCCACAGGGTCATTCGGACAATTCCGCACGGTCATTCCAAGCCCTCGTGTGCAAGGGCCCAGCCGGCGGCAGGGGATGGGTATTTTTCTATTAAGGTCACAAGCAGCAGGCTGAGGGGAAAATGTTTGTGAGCTGGAACCTCCTCCCTGCGGCTCCTTGTTAGTCACCTTACCACCTGATTCCAGTTCAGCAAGGCAGAAAGAAGCTGAAAGTGGTAACCAGGCAGGTCACACCAAACTCCTGAGCCGAAAGGCCCCCCGGGGTCATGTGCTCCCTGGGCCTCAATCCAGGGATTAGGTCTTTATCCTAACTGCTTTGAATATTCACACATTTTGCTGCAgaaatattaaagtattaaatattaagtattaaagTATTTGAAACCAGGGTACAGCCCCTGACCTCCCTGGTCCTATCACCACGGAACAGCATGTCCACTCAATTTGGATTGGTGTCTTGCCCTCCGGGTTCTGGGTAAGGGATCATGGGCCCAGAGTGGTGAATCGAACACATAAACAGTATCTGGCATTTATAAAACATATccccaggggcgcctggatggctcagggggttaagtgtcagactcccgatttcagctcaggtcatgatctcaggatcctgggattgagccctgtgttgagctccactctcagcagggagcctgcttaggaGTCTCTTCCTCTTGCCCCTCTTTCTGCtcagtgtgttctctctctctcattctctctctcaaacagttaaaaaaaaaaaataccatattccCAGCTACTTCCTCAGCAACCCCAGATCACCACTCGTAAAATACTTGCCTATATTAAGATCCCAACACGCGACTGAAAAGGCAGCTCAGCAACATTTCCTGACTTGCTCAAAGAGTGGGCTGCTGGCGGAGCCCAGCACATGAACCCAGGACTCCCTGCTCCCAGGCCAGAGCTCTTCCTGGTGCCTTGGCCATCATTCCAACCGTCCAGTGACCCCCACGAATGGcagctccctgctcctctgtgttATTACTACATCACTGGCTCGCCACTGTTGAGGAATACGTACCCTAAGAACGTCAGAATTTTGTATTTGGTCAGCTCTTCATATAGCACCTTTACCCCACTGTCAGTGATCTGGTTTACGCTGAGTCTGAAACCAAACAGCAAAGAAAGTCATAAATCACCGCAGCTGTTCACATGCAGAAGCATTAATGCCACAAGGATCCAGAAGCCTGTAGGTCCAGGAGATTTCCCAGCTGTAAACAGCTGCTGACAGGACAGCCAGAGCAGTCAGCCGAATAGCTCCTAAAAAGCCCCATCATCGTGGGGCCAACAGGCCTACCCAGAACCAAGGCTACAGCGCAGCCCTGACTCAACACAAGGGCTCCAAAGGACACATAAAGGACACACGAGGCCAGCCAGCCCTGACCTCCTGCATTTGTGGGTGATCTCCGGGTCAGCCAGGCCCCTCAATGCGGTTCTCACTGCACAGGAGGGGCCGGGGGATTCAGAAACGTGTGGAGCCGCTTCTAGTGATGACAAAGCTGGAGGAAGGAATGCTCCACCATCTGGCAAGTGAAGCCAGAGATACTAGGTGTCCTGCAAAAGGCAAAACAGTCCCCAcaagggtgaatgggtgacaggcactgaggagggcacttgacgggatgagcactgggtgttattctgtatgttggcaaattgaacaccaataaaaaataaatttattatttaaaaaaaaaaaaaaaacagtccccACAAGAACCGCCTCACCCACAGTGCCAGCAGCCTCCCCATCTGGAAGTCACATTCACAGAAGGGAGCAGGAAAAAGCCTTCAGGATGACGGCCGTCTCCTGCCCAAGGGCCAGCCACTCGCTGGAACTGTTCTGCACAATCCATAAACTAACAGGATATTCTGATATGgctaaaatgtgaattttttttaaatttttttcaatcctCCTCTCCATCATTTAGGTGAGGCTGCAGGACAGAGTAAAGCTCAGGGATAGATGAGAGTGAGGTGTCAGGGGTGGGTGAGATAACAATgcaagggtcagcaaactatttctgtaaagggccagagagcaAATCTTTTAGGATCTGCGGGCCATGTAGTCTCTACCGCAACTACTCGACTCTGTAGTGTGAAGCGGCTGATATGTATGCACGTGGGTATGGCTGTGTCccaataacactttatttacaaacacGAGCCCTGGGCCAGACTGAGCCCACAAGCTGGCCTTTGTAATATGTGAAAGGCTGAACAAGCGGAAGTTTGATTTTTAGGCCACATCAGGTCAGATACTCAGGAACTCTCCTCCCATGGTGCCCACTTTGGTGCTGGGGCACAAAGTGTACACACACTGCACGCCATCTCAGGGTGGCCATCTCAGGAAGGCTACTAGTCACTTTCAATATCTGTGCTTTCTTAGGAATAGAACCCCCCATTTTTTAAACTGGACACATGGGATTAAGTTGTGTCCCATGAAATCTAAGCAGACATCTCATTAGCAATAGCTGAAAAATTCTTCTTAGAAGAATGAGGTGTGTCCTTTGCCTTTCCTTCTTCTTGGTGGCTAGAATGTCAACTGAATGGCTGGAAGTGAGCAGCCATCTTGGGCCAAGAGGTAGAAATCAGGTAGTGAGGGCAGTAGGGTCACCACAGGGCAAAAGAGAACCTGGGTTCCCAATGGTCATGGAGGCACCACGGCAGCCCTGAACCGCCCTCCTCTGCACTTAGACTTTTCTATGAGACAAGCTTGTAACCTATCTAAGCCACCTCTATTTTGAGTTTCCACTAACTTTAGTCAAAATTAACCCTACCTGGTGGTCTCCGGGAGCTCAAAATGCTTCTCTGGAGTTGCCCATGGCCTCCTGCTCTCCCCTTCACTGGCATGGAGGAGAACTTCACCCGAAGACAGCTGCCTGAGGCAGGAGCATCACCCTGGTGCACTCCATCACCTGAGATGAGCACAGGGGTGCCCAGGGTGTGAGGGTGCCCTGGGCTGAGAGCAAAGAGAATAGGCCAAGGCAGCCTTGGGCTCCCTACATCCCACTGTCCCCACCTAATGTACACTCTGGCATTGGTGTAACCGGTCCCAAATCCCCCCTGTTCTTCAGAAATACTTGAGCCAACTTATGGAGAACTGAAGCCCTCGTGAGATTTACAAGGTGTATTTTATCCAGGAAATGCTAACAGAAGAAAGCAGACTAGCCTCTCCTTCCTCTAAACCATCAAGCAGGAAACCGTTTAGTTTGGACTAAGATCTACGGCAGCTCAGGGCTGCTGGCTTTGATCATGGAAAGTAACTGGGGCCAGTAAGGACGGAGTCTGCTTTTTCTGCAAACACAAAAGCTCCCAGAAACCTTTCACAGGCTATCTCCGAGCCTCTCACGAATCTCAAAAGGTTGGTGCTTTTTGATTCTGGCTCCACCGTGGCCCTGGCGTGTGACCTTGAGaacatctctgtgcctccagTTCCTCCGTCGCCAAAATGAAACTAGCAGTACCCACTACCTTATAGGGCTGCTAGTATTTGtagtgcccttcacccattctCGACGGATGCTGTTGTTATTACTGTAACTGCTAGGATACCAGCATCTCcctttttcagatgaggaatcAGAGAAGGTGAAGCAATTCATTCAAGGACACCCAGCCAGGGCTGACCTGGAGCCGCCTGCCATGGAGGCACTGCTCCTTGCTCTGTGCCACCTGGTCACAGGTGCCAGGGTAATTCAGGAGGTCCTACCCCATGATGCTCGTCCTGGTGTCTCTGGAGCCtggccctccccgccccactgGCTGCTCCCTGTGCCTAGCCTCACCTGAGGACGGTGAGGCGGCTGAAGCAGGGCTGCAGCTCCCTCACGCCGTAGTCGTTGAGATTGTTGTTGTCCAGGTCGAGGGCAAGCCGCTTGCGGAAGTGGTGCAGGACGAAGGAGAGGGCGCTGCAGTCGGCGGAGCACGCGTTGCAGTAGGTCAGCTTGAGGTAGTTGGCGCAGATGCCCTTGGCCGCCAGCCGGCCCACCTTCTCGCTCTGGGTCTCGTAGATGCAGCGCAGCATCCAGATGAAGGTGGGCATGGCCTGTACTTGGCTGAAGCCCCCGGACTGAGTTCGGGGCAGGTTCTTCAGGTGGGCCCGCAGGCTGGCAAGCAGGTGTGCCCACAGGGCCTTGCGCTTTCTGCGCAGGGCAGCGGGGGGCACCAGGTGCCGCAGGAGTTTCTCTTTGGCCTTGGACAACAGGCCGCACAGGAAGAGGTTAGTGAACCGAAAGTGATCCTTGTTCTTGAAGGGGTCTTCCCCCGCCAGGCCACCGCCCTTCAGGcactggaaggggaggagggggggataGCAGGACTCTGCTCCCGCCTCCCCGGGAGGCGCCCACTCCTGAAAGAACCTGAGCAGCTGCTGAGTGCCCACCTGGTCGTCCACCACGAGAAAGAAGGCGGTAAAGAAGGCCTGGAGGGTGATGTGAAAAAACTCGTAAGACTGCTGGTCGCCGCCCACGCCCGGCTCTGGCACGGCCCGCAGGAAGCCCAGCTGCAGCTCCCCCTCCTGAAACTCGGCCGCCTGCACCTCCTCCTGGCCAAAGACAAAGAGGCTCTTCTCCATGCCCCCGTGGGCCACCTGCCCCAACGAGCGCAAGGTGCCCCGGCTGGCACGGAAGGTCTCCACCTGGCTCCGCGTGTTCCGCTGCACCAGGCTGGTGGGCTGCGTCCTGTTCAGGTGGACCTCGGTGACCAGCAGGAAGACATCGGTCAGGGTCACCGTGCGGCTGGGCAGCTGCGCCGCGCTGTCCCACACGCTGTGGAAGTGCTGGAAACAGCGGAAGATGATCCAGCAGAAGAGGGGCACGGCGCACAGGCTGCAGAGGTTGGGGTTGGCCTCCAGCTGGGCCAGCAGGTGCTGCTGCACCGTCCGGTCGGGGAACATCCTCCGGGCGTAGGCCCGCAGGTGGCTGGGGGCGAAGCCGCGCAGAAGCACCTTCTTGCGGAGGAGCTGGCGCGGGATCTCGACGCCCGTGCGGGCCGTGAGCAGCTTGGCGGCGCCCTTGAGcagcttcccgctgagcaggttGGCCAGCAGGACCAGCGGGTGGGCGGGCTCCCAGGGGGAGGAGGTGTCAGGGGCGCCGCTCAGGTCGAAGTCCGAGTGCAGCTCGTCCAGGCCGTCGAAGGTGAAGAGGGCCGCGTGCGGGCAGCGCAGCAGGAAGGCGAACACCTCGTCGGGGTCCTGCTCCGGGTAGCAGTAATGCTTGAAGAGCAGGTCCTGCAGGCACAGCGCGTCACCCTCCTTGAAGCAGCTGAACACGCGGCAGCGGAAGTGGAAGAAGAACTTGAACTGGGCGTCCAGCCGCCGCGCGGCCCACAGGCTCTGCAGCCGCTGCAGCAGCATGGACTTGCCCATGCCCGCGTCGCCGCAGATGAAGATGGTCTCGCCCTGCTCGCTGAGGACGCCGCTGGAGCGGTCCAGGAGGCAGGCCAGGCTGCCCAGAGGGCCCAGGCTCTCGTCCTTGAGGCCCACCAGCTCCGCGATGGTGTCGGTGTACGTCTCCTCCAGCAGCAGCTCCTCCTTCTGGGCGTAGCACAAGACGAACTTGGAATCCCGGCCCAGTTGCTGTCGCAGCTTCTCCGTGTACCTGCTtactggaggggtggggaggacagccAGTTCCCAGTGaaatgctttttgttgttgttttgaagtgcatctatttatttaagtaatctctacactcaacagtggagcttgaactcaccacccccgagatcaagagcctcTTGGGGGCTCcccggactgagccagccaggcacctggaAACGTGTACGGTTGACAAAGAAATAACCCTAACCTTTCTTCCGCTTATCACGTTGCTCTGAAAACGAGGCGTAGTCTCAAAACTAAATGCCAGAACTGTTAGTGAGAAAATACATTACACAGTAGCCTGGATTACAAATGAGCTGTGCCAAAGCACAAAAAGAGAGtaaattagggggatccctgggtggctcagtggtttggcgcctgcctttagcccagggcctgatcctggagtcccgggatcgagtcccacgtcgggctccctgcatggagcctgcttctccctctgcctgtgtctctgcctctctctctctctctttctgtgtctctcatgaataaataaataaaatctttaaaaaaaaaaaaggacagtaaaTTAGGATAAAAACTACCTTATTGAACTCCACAGAGCACACtagccccaggaccccag harbors:
- the NOD1 gene encoding nucleotide-binding oligomerization domain-containing protein 1 isoform X3, whose product is MWAKQSLVPLAMEKQSHGEMGIIPSESHSHIKLLKINRELLVTHIRNTQCLVDNLLENDYFSSEDAEIVGACPTQPDKVRKILDLVQSKGEEASEFLLYVLQQLEDAYVDLRPWLSEIGFSPSELIQSKVVVNTDPVSRYTEKLRQQLGRDSKFVLCYAQKEELLLEETYTDTIAELVGLKDESLGPLGSLACLLDRSSGVLSEQGETIFICGDAGMGKSMLLQRLQSLWAARRLDAQFKFFFHFRCRVFSCFKEGDALCLQDLLFKHYCYPEQDPDEVFAFLLRCPHAALFTFDGLDELHSDFDLSGAPDTSSPWEPAHPLVLLANLLSGKLLKGAAKLLTARTGVEIPRQLLRKKVLLRGFAPSHLRAYARRMFPDRTVQQHLLAQLEANPNLCSLCAVPLFCWIIFRCFQHFHSVWDSAAQLPSRTVTLTDVFLLVTEVHLNRTQPTSLVQRNTRSQVETFRASRGTLRSLGQVAHGGMEKSLFVFGQEEVQAAEFQEGELQLGFLRAVPEPGVGGDQQSYEFFHITLQAFFTAFFLVVDDQVGTQQLLRFFQEWAPPGEAGAESCYPPLLPFQCLKGGGLAGEDPFKNKDHFRFTNLFLCGLLSKAKEKLLRHLVPPAALRRKRKALWAHLLASLRAHLKNLPRTQSGGFSQVQAMPTFIWMLRCIYETQSEKVGRLAAKGICANYLKLTYCNACSADCSALSFVLHHFRKRLALDLDNNNLNDYGVRELQPCFSRLTVLRLSVNQITDSGVKVLYEELTKYKILTFLGLYSNQITDVGARYVARILDECKGLTHLKLGENKITSEGGKCLALAVRNSSSILEIGMWGNRIGDEGAKAFAEALRNHPSLTNLRLTKNELDDEVAESLAEMLKVNQTLKHLWLIQNQITAKGIAQLADALQKNTGITEICLNGNLIKPEEAKVFEDEKRIVCF
- the NOD1 gene encoding nucleotide-binding oligomerization domain-containing protein 1 isoform X2 encodes the protein MWAKQSLVPLAMEKQSHGEMGIIPSESHSHIKLLKINRELLVTHIRNTQCLVDNLLENDYFSSEDAEIVGACPTQPDKVRKILDLVQSKGEEASEFLLYVLQQLEDAYVDLRPWLSEIGFSPSELIQSKVVVNTDPVSRYTEKLRQQLGRDSKFVLCYAQKEELLLEETYTDTIAELVGLKDESLGPLGSLACLLDRSSGVLSEQGETIFICGDAGMGKSMLLQRLQSLWAARRLDAQFKFFFHFRCRVFSCFKEGDALCLQDLLFKHYCYPEQDPDEVFAFLLRCPHAALFTFDGLDELHSDFDLSGAPDTSSPWEPAHPLVLLANLLSGKLLKGAAKLLTARTGVEIPRQLLRKKVLLRGFAPSHLRAYARRMFPDRTVQQHLLAQLEANPNLCSLCAVPLFCWIIFRCFQHFHSVWDSAAQLPSRTVTLTDVFLLVTEVHLNRTQPTSLVQRNTRSQVETFRASRGTLRSLGQVAHGGMEKSLFVFGQEEVQAAEFQEGELQLGFLRAVPEPGVGGDQQSYEFFHITLQAFFTAFFLVVDDQVGTQQLLRFFQEWAPPGEAGAESCYPPLLPFQCLKGGGLAGEDPFKNKDHFRFTNLFLCGLLSKAKEKLLRHLVPPAALRRKRKALWAHLLASLRAHLKNLPRTQSGGFSQVQAMPTFIWMLRCIYETQSEKVGRLAAKGICANYLKLTYCNACSADCSALSFVLHHFRKRLALDLDNNNLNDYGVRELQPCFSRLTVLRLSVNQITDSGVKVLYEELTKYKILTFLGLYSNQITDVGARLGENKITSEGGKCLALAVRNSSSILEIGMWGNRIGDEGAKAFAEALRNHPSLTNLSLAFNGISTEGGKSLAQALQRNTSLRIFWLTKNELDDEVAESLAEMLKVNQTLKHLWLIQNQITAKGIAQLADALQKNTGITEICLNGNLIKPEEAKVFEDEKRIVCF
- the NOD1 gene encoding nucleotide-binding oligomerization domain-containing protein 1 isoform X1, coding for MWAKQSLVPLAMEKQSHGEMGIIPSESHSHIKLLKINRELLVTHIRNTQCLVDNLLENDYFSSEDAEIVGACPTQPDKVRKILDLVQSKGEEASEFLLYVLQQLEDAYVDLRPWLSEIGFSPSELIQSKVVVNTDPVSRYTEKLRQQLGRDSKFVLCYAQKEELLLEETYTDTIAELVGLKDESLGPLGSLACLLDRSSGVLSEQGETIFICGDAGMGKSMLLQRLQSLWAARRLDAQFKFFFHFRCRVFSCFKEGDALCLQDLLFKHYCYPEQDPDEVFAFLLRCPHAALFTFDGLDELHSDFDLSGAPDTSSPWEPAHPLVLLANLLSGKLLKGAAKLLTARTGVEIPRQLLRKKVLLRGFAPSHLRAYARRMFPDRTVQQHLLAQLEANPNLCSLCAVPLFCWIIFRCFQHFHSVWDSAAQLPSRTVTLTDVFLLVTEVHLNRTQPTSLVQRNTRSQVETFRASRGTLRSLGQVAHGGMEKSLFVFGQEEVQAAEFQEGELQLGFLRAVPEPGVGGDQQSYEFFHITLQAFFTAFFLVVDDQVGTQQLLRFFQEWAPPGEAGAESCYPPLLPFQCLKGGGLAGEDPFKNKDHFRFTNLFLCGLLSKAKEKLLRHLVPPAALRRKRKALWAHLLASLRAHLKNLPRTQSGGFSQVQAMPTFIWMLRCIYETQSEKVGRLAAKGICANYLKLTYCNACSADCSALSFVLHHFRKRLALDLDNNNLNDYGVRELQPCFSRLTVLRLSVNQITDSGVKVLYEELTKYKILTFLGLYSNQITDVGARYVARILDECKGLTHLKLGENKITSEGGKCLALAVRNSSSILEIGMWGNRIGDEGAKAFAEALRNHPSLTNLSLAFNGISTEGGKSLAQALQRNTSLRIFWLTKNELDDEVAESLAEMLKVNQTLKHLWLIQNQITAKGIAQLADALQKNTGITEICLNGNLIKPEEAKVFEDEKRIVCF